The Devosia sp. MC521 genome has a segment encoding these proteins:
- the tmk gene encoding dTMP kinase: MLKAPNRGTARFITFEGGEGVGKSTQVKRLLQNLARNDIEAVRTREPGGTPKAEAIRAFILQGKSESWGPGAEAILFAAARYDHVHQLIAPNLERGTWVISDRFCDSTRAYQGLTGGVEDGLIDALENLALDGHTPDLTLVLDMDPKLAFQRVEQRAVEDGLQLTGDRFEKEDLDWHERLRDNFLDIASRNADRCVVLSAHQSEEALEMAIWSVVTQRFPELQGRPQA, from the coding sequence ATGCTAAAAGCGCCAAATCGAGGCACAGCACGATTTATCACCTTTGAAGGTGGAGAGGGCGTAGGAAAGTCTACGCAGGTCAAGCGCTTGCTGCAGAATTTGGCGCGCAATGACATTGAGGCGGTGCGCACACGCGAGCCCGGTGGCACGCCAAAGGCCGAAGCAATCCGCGCTTTCATTCTCCAGGGAAAGTCCGAGAGCTGGGGGCCGGGGGCAGAAGCGATTTTGTTCGCGGCAGCGCGCTATGACCACGTCCACCAACTTATCGCGCCCAATCTCGAGCGCGGCACCTGGGTGATTTCCGACCGTTTCTGTGACTCAACCCGCGCCTATCAGGGGCTGACGGGTGGTGTTGAAGACGGGCTTATTGATGCGCTGGAAAATCTCGCGCTCGATGGTCATACGCCCGATTTGACTCTTGTTCTCGACATGGACCCCAAACTGGCTTTCCAGCGCGTTGAACAGCGCGCCGTCGAGGATGGTTTGCAGCTCACAGGGGATCGCTTTGAGAAGGAAGATCTCGACTGGCACGAACGTCTGCGGGACAATTTCCTCGATATAGCGTCGCGGAATGCCGACCGTTGTGTCGTGCTGTCGGCGCATCAGAGCGAAGAGGCTCTCGAAATGGCCATTTGGTCCGTCGTGACCCAGCGTTTCCCCG
- a CDS encoding septal ring lytic transglycosylase RlpA family protein, which produces MGNLGPTVKRGAFTSAKYGVTSSPRVTTNPHPPRGGGRYQVGKPYTVAGRTYVPQHDPAYVAAGTGSWYGADFHGRKTANGEIFSANAITAAHPTLPLPSYVRVTNKDNGRSLVVRVNDRGPYVAGRVIDLSYRSAAMLGYVENGSANVEIAYVGEAPLNGDDTRQLMASYNGPQEFGKHTQVATGNFGVTNNIFGMFGGLFAYAEAGAVPDSSAQAATNAMAAGGLDLAAFATPGAVPVNVDLGVFYDDASAQSVSERFAVLGAVTESALPLSSGSALKLTLTNLKPGVTEEDVRNLAAEVGIVL; this is translated from the coding sequence ATGGGGAATCTCGGGCCGACAGTGAAGCGTGGTGCCTTCACTTCGGCCAAGTACGGCGTCACCTCCTCGCCGCGCGTAACGACGAATCCTCATCCTCCGCGTGGTGGTGGTCGCTATCAGGTCGGAAAGCCCTATACGGTTGCGGGCAGGACTTATGTTCCGCAACACGATCCGGCCTATGTTGCTGCTGGTACTGGCTCTTGGTATGGCGCTGATTTCCATGGTCGCAAAACTGCGAACGGCGAAATCTTCTCCGCCAATGCTATCACGGCAGCGCATCCTACTCTGCCTTTGCCCTCCTATGTTCGTGTGACGAATAAGGATAACGGTCGCTCGCTCGTGGTGCGCGTCAACGATCGTGGTCCTTATGTTGCTGGTCGCGTGATCGACCTTAGCTATCGCTCGGCGGCCATGCTTGGCTATGTCGAGAATGGCTCTGCCAATGTCGAGATCGCTTATGTTGGCGAAGCGCCGCTCAATGGCGATGATACGCGCCAATTGATGGCGAGCTATAATGGTCCGCAGGAATTCGGGAAGCACACGCAAGTGGCGACCGGCAATTTCGGTGTGACGAACAATATTTTCGGCATGTTCGGCGGTCTGTTCGCTTATGCCGAGGCTGGTGCTGTTCCGGATAGTTCGGCGCAGGCTGCCACAAATGCAATGGCAGCAGGCGGGCTCGACCTCGCGGCCTTCGCAACGCCAGGCGCTGTGCCAGTCAATGTGGATCTCGGCGTTTTCTATGACGATGCGAGTGCGCAGTCTGTCTCGGAGCGCTTCGCTGTGCTCGGTGCTGTTACAGAAAGCGCTTTGCCGTTGAGCTCTGGTTCGGCTTTAAAACTGACGCTGACCAATTTAAAACCGGGCGTGACCGAAGAAGACGTTCGTAACCTCGCTGCCGAGGTTGGAATAGTGCTCTGA
- the metH gene encoding methionine synthase has protein sequence MSPSELNISSPVSQDWNEVRSALSKAMEERILVLDGAMGTMIQRLGLTEENFRGERFKDWSHPLKGNNDLLVITEPKMIEDIHYNYYMAGADIVETNTFSGTSVAQADYACESAVYDINYQGVIVARRAARRAEAEDGRRRYVAGALGPTTKTSSMSTDVNNPGHRSISFDELAIAYEEALRGLIDAGADLLLFETITDTLNTKAGLFAARKIFDERGIDVPIMISGTITDRSGRTLSGQTPTAFWYSIRHANPITIGLNCALGADLMRDHIAELSKVADTFICAYPNAGLPNEMGAYDETPDDMARQLQSFASEGLLNIVGGCCGSTPDHIRAIAQMVAQYEPRKVPEIERLLRLAGLEPFTLTADIPFVNVGERTNVTGSAKFKKLITAGDYTTALDVARDQVANGAQVIDINMDEGLIDSKQVMVDYLNLLAAEPDIAKVPLMIDSSKWDVIEAGLKCVQGKALVNSISLKEGEDAFIHHAKLVRAYGAAVVVMAFDESGQADTKQRKVEICTRAYKILTEQVGFPPEDIIFDPNVFAVATGIEEHNNYGVDFIEATKEIVETLPHVHISGGISNLSFSFRGNEPVREAMHAVFLYHAIKVGMDMGIVNAGQLAVYETIDAELRDACEDVILNRTPNATDRMLELAERYRGQGGAAGKAKDLSWRELPVGQRITHALVNGVTEFIEADTEEARLAYDRPLHVIEGPLMDGMNVVGDLFGSGKMFLPQVVKSARVMKQAVAYLLPYMEEEKAANGGTGRSSAGKVLMATVKGDVHDIGKNIVGVVLACNNYEIIDLGVMVPSAKILEVAKAENVDIIGLSGLITPSLDEMVHVAAEMEREGFNIPLLIGGATTSRVHTAVKIHPRYNRGQAVYVNDASRAVGVVSALLSDDQNAAFVETTRAEYAKAAAAHERAELDKKRLPLATARANAFKSNFDGYTPPKPTFLGTKTITDLDLGEIARYIDWTPFFQSWELKGRYPAILEDEKQGEAARALWADAQKMLKQIIGEKWFNLKAVIGFWPANRVEDDIRLFTGEDRATELNTFFTLRQQLSKRTDSANVALSDFVAPVGTPDYLGGFVVTAGLEEVAIAERFEKANDDYSSILVKALADRYAEALAEYMHERVRKEHWGFGKDETFAPDELVGEPYAGIRPAPGYPAQPDHTEKTTLFNLLDAEAQVGVTLTESYAMWPGSSVSGLYFSHPDAYYFGVAKVERDQVLDYAERKGMAVAEVERWLGPVLNYIPGK, from the coding sequence ATGAGCCCCTCCGAGCTGAACATCTCAAGCCCAGTTTCCCAGGATTGGAACGAAGTGCGCTCCGCACTTTCAAAGGCTATGGAGGAGCGTATCCTCGTTCTCGACGGCGCTATGGGGACGATGATCCAGCGTCTCGGCCTGACGGAGGAAAACTTCCGCGGCGAGCGCTTCAAGGATTGGTCGCACCCACTCAAGGGCAATAACGACCTCCTCGTCATCACCGAACCGAAAATGATCGAGGACATCCACTACAACTATTATATGGCGGGTGCGGATATCGTTGAAACCAACACGTTTTCTGGCACCTCTGTGGCGCAGGCCGACTATGCCTGCGAAAGCGCTGTCTACGACATCAACTACCAAGGCGTGATCGTTGCCCGCCGCGCTGCACGGCGCGCTGAGGCAGAAGATGGTCGTCGCCGTTATGTTGCGGGCGCCCTCGGACCGACCACAAAAACCTCCTCCATGTCGACCGACGTCAACAATCCCGGTCACCGCTCCATCAGCTTCGACGAGCTGGCAATCGCCTATGAAGAAGCCCTGCGCGGCCTGATCGACGCTGGCGCTGACCTTCTGCTCTTTGAAACCATCACCGACACGCTCAACACCAAGGCCGGCCTGTTCGCTGCTCGCAAGATTTTTGACGAGCGCGGCATCGATGTGCCGATCATGATTTCGGGCACCATCACCGATCGTTCGGGCCGCACGCTCTCGGGCCAGACCCCGACCGCCTTCTGGTACTCGATCCGCCACGCCAACCCGATCACCATCGGGCTGAACTGCGCGCTCGGCGCCGATCTGATGCGCGATCACATCGCCGAACTCTCCAAGGTCGCCGATACCTTTATCTGCGCCTATCCGAACGCTGGCCTGCCCAATGAAATGGGTGCTTACGACGAAACGCCGGACGACATGGCGCGTCAGTTGCAAAGCTTTGCCTCCGAAGGCCTCCTCAATATCGTCGGCGGCTGCTGCGGCTCGACCCCAGACCATATCCGCGCCATCGCCCAGATGGTCGCGCAGTATGAGCCACGCAAAGTTCCCGAGATCGAGCGCCTGCTGCGTCTCGCGGGCCTAGAGCCGTTCACGCTCACCGCGGACATTCCTTTCGTCAACGTTGGCGAGCGCACCAATGTCACCGGCTCGGCCAAGTTCAAAAAACTGATCACCGCTGGCGACTACACCACAGCGCTCGACGTTGCGCGGGACCAAGTCGCGAATGGCGCTCAGGTCATCGACATCAATATGGACGAGGGCCTGATCGATAGTAAGCAGGTCATGGTTGACTACCTCAACCTGCTCGCCGCCGAACCCGATATCGCCAAGGTTCCGCTGATGATCGACAGCTCCAAGTGGGATGTCATCGAAGCTGGTCTGAAATGCGTTCAGGGCAAGGCGCTGGTCAACTCGATCTCGCTCAAGGAAGGCGAAGACGCCTTCATTCATCACGCCAAGCTCGTTCGCGCCTATGGCGCTGCGGTTGTGGTGATGGCCTTTGACGAAAGCGGTCAGGCCGATACCAAGCAGCGTAAGGTCGAAATCTGTACCCGTGCGTATAAGATCCTCACCGAGCAGGTCGGCTTCCCGCCAGAAGACATCATCTTCGACCCGAACGTGTTCGCGGTTGCGACCGGTATTGAAGAACATAACAATTACGGCGTCGACTTCATCGAAGCGACCAAGGAGATTGTTGAGACCCTGCCCCATGTTCACATCTCGGGCGGTATTTCCAACCTCTCCTTCTCGTTCCGCGGCAATGAGCCGGTGCGTGAAGCCATGCACGCGGTCTTCCTCTACCATGCCATCAAGGTCGGCATGGACATGGGCATCGTCAACGCCGGTCAGCTGGCGGTTTACGAAACCATCGACGCCGAACTGCGCGATGCCTGCGAGGACGTGATCCTCAACCGCACGCCAAATGCCACGGATCGTATGCTCGAGCTGGCGGAACGCTATCGCGGTCAGGGCGGCGCAGCGGGCAAGGCCAAGGACCTCTCTTGGCGCGAACTCCCCGTCGGTCAGCGCATTACCCATGCGCTGGTCAATGGCGTCACCGAATTCATCGAGGCAGACACCGAAGAAGCCCGCCTCGCTTATGACCGCCCGCTGCACGTCATCGAAGGCCCGCTGATGGACGGCATGAATGTCGTCGGCGACCTCTTCGGCTCGGGCAAGATGTTCCTGCCGCAGGTGGTAAAGTCCGCCCGCGTCATGAAGCAGGCCGTTGCCTATCTCCTGCCCTATATGGAAGAGGAAAAGGCTGCCAATGGCGGCACTGGCCGCTCCAGCGCGGGCAAGGTTCTGATGGCAACCGTGAAGGGCGACGTCCACGACATCGGCAAAAACATCGTCGGCGTGGTTCTGGCTTGCAACAACTACGAAATCATCGACCTCGGCGTTATGGTCCCGTCGGCGAAGATTTTGGAAGTGGCCAAGGCCGAGAACGTCGACATCATTGGCCTTTCGGGTCTCATCACCCCCTCGCTGGACGAAATGGTCCATGTCGCCGCCGAAATGGAGCGCGAAGGATTTAACATCCCGCTGCTGATTGGTGGGGCTACGACCAGCCGCGTTCACACGGCGGTAAAGATCCACCCGCGCTACAACCGTGGTCAGGCCGTTTACGTCAACGACGCCAGCCGCGCTGTGGGTGTTGTCTCTGCGCTCCTCTCGGACGATCAGAACGCCGCATTCGTCGAAACCACACGCGCGGAATACGCCAAGGCGGCGGCTGCGCACGAACGTGCTGAACTGGACAAAAAGCGCCTGCCGCTGGCCACTGCCCGCGCCAATGCGTTCAAGTCCAACTTTGATGGCTACACGCCACCAAAGCCGACTTTCCTCGGCACCAAGACCATCACCGATCTCGACCTGGGCGAAATCGCCCGCTACATCGATTGGACCCCGTTCTTCCAGAGCTGGGAACTCAAGGGCCGCTACCCGGCCATCCTTGAAGACGAGAAACAGGGCGAAGCCGCTCGTGCGCTCTGGGCTGACGCTCAGAAAATGCTCAAGCAGATCATTGGCGAAAAATGGTTCAACCTGAAGGCCGTCATCGGCTTCTGGCCCGCAAACCGCGTCGAGGACGACATCCGTCTCTTTACCGGCGAAGATCGCGCCACTGAGCTGAATACCTTCTTCACCCTGCGCCAGCAGCTGTCCAAGCGCACCGATAGCGCCAATGTCGCCCTGTCCGACTTCGTCGCTCCCGTCGGCACGCCCGACTATCTTGGTGGTTTTGTTGTCACCGCAGGCCTTGAAGAAGTCGCCATTGCAGAGCGCTTCGAAAAGGCGAATGACGATTATTCGTCCATTCTCGTTAAGGCCCTCGCGGACCGTTATGCCGAAGCCCTAGCCGAATATATGCACGAGCGCGTCCGTAAGGAGCACTGGGGCTTTGGCAAGGACGAGACGTTTGCGCCAGACGAGTTGGTTGGCGAACCCTATGCCGGCATTCGCCCGGCTCCGGGCTACCCAGCTCAGCCAGACCACACTGAAAAGACCACTCTTTTCAATCTACTAGATGCAGAAGCTCAAGTCGGAGTTACACTCACTGAGAGCTATGCCATGTGGCCAGGCTCGTCCGTTTCCGGTCTCTATTTCAGCCATCCTGACGCCTATTATTTTGGCGTCGCCAAGGTCGAACGCGATCAGGTTCTGGACTATGCGGAACGCAAGGGCATGGCGGTTGCCGAAGTGGAACGTTGGCTCGGCCCTGTGCTGAACTACATTCCGGGTAAGTAA
- a CDS encoding D-alanyl-D-alanine carboxypeptidase family protein, producing the protein MLFATIAMLGLISQANAQVAFDSKAKFAILTDHESGTVLYQKSADERLEPASMTKLMTLAVVFTEVRAGRLSLDDEFWVSENAWRTGGAASGGSTMFAVLNSQIRVEDLVRSVIIQSGNDAAIVLAEGIAGSEGSFAAMMNELGGQIGLSGSNFVNSTGLPDPDEYSTARDLAVLGSYLIREFPEFYHYFSEPEMEWNKIKQPNRNSLVEMGIGVDGLKTGHTQASGYGSVTSTSQGDRRLVAVVHGLESMRERTEEARKLLTWGARAFEKVTPYAAGQIVGTADVYGGEVASVGLVGNGEVALYLPRGTKQCLAATINYTAPLMPPVEQGQKLAELRVFCDDQLIQSTPLYAAESVAQGDIVRRATDALKQLALGWL; encoded by the coding sequence GTGTTGTTTGCTACGATCGCTATGCTGGGCCTGATTTCTCAGGCGAACGCTCAGGTGGCGTTTGACAGTAAGGCGAAGTTCGCCATTTTGACCGACCATGAATCTGGCACCGTCCTTTACCAGAAAAGCGCAGATGAGCGCCTAGAGCCAGCGAGCATGACCAAGCTCATGACGCTGGCAGTGGTGTTCACTGAGGTTCGGGCAGGGCGTTTGTCCCTGGACGATGAGTTCTGGGTTTCCGAAAATGCTTGGCGTACGGGCGGGGCTGCCTCTGGTGGCTCCACCATGTTCGCCGTTTTGAACTCACAAATTCGCGTCGAAGATTTGGTGCGTTCGGTCATTATCCAATCGGGTAATGATGCGGCAATCGTTCTGGCGGAAGGCATTGCTGGCTCCGAAGGCAGCTTTGCGGCGATGATGAACGAGTTGGGCGGGCAGATTGGTTTGTCCGGTTCGAATTTCGTGAACTCGACCGGCCTGCCTGATCCTGATGAGTATTCCACGGCGCGCGATCTTGCGGTGCTAGGGAGCTATCTCATCCGCGAGTTCCCCGAGTTTTATCACTACTTCTCTGAGCCGGAGATGGAGTGGAACAAGATCAAGCAGCCTAACCGAAACTCGCTCGTCGAAATGGGTATTGGCGTCGATGGTCTGAAGACTGGACATACGCAAGCGTCTGGCTACGGCTCTGTGACGTCGACCAGCCAAGGCGATCGTCGCCTCGTGGCCGTGGTTCACGGGCTGGAGTCGATGCGCGAGCGCACCGAAGAAGCGCGTAAGCTGCTGACCTGGGGCGCGCGCGCCTTTGAAAAGGTTACGCCTTATGCGGCGGGGCAGATTGTTGGCACCGCAGATGTGTATGGTGGCGAAGTCGCCAGTGTCGGCCTTGTCGGTAACGGCGAAGTTGCGCTTTACCTGCCGCGTGGGACGAAGCAGTGCCTCGCTGCAACCATCAATTATACCGCGCCGCTCATGCCGCCCGTGGAGCAAGGACAGAAACTTGCCGAACTGCGTGTGTTCTGCGACGATCAGCTCATTCAATCGACGCCGCTTTATGCTGCTGAATCAGTAGCGCAGGGTGATATTGTTCGTCGCGCAACCGATGCGCTCAAACAGCTCGCCCTTGGCTGGCTCTGA